One stretch of Myxococcota bacterium DNA includes these proteins:
- a CDS encoding glutathione S-transferase family protein encodes MAHVPHPASPLVDTLEGLHLFHFDGAPCAQRVRFALREKGLHRGREVRFDDGSPSAIRGEPGRWVSRRVSLVRKDHMTPAYAAIHPDLVVPALVHEGQLHLESMDIIGYLDEAFGGAPLVPPGETEIAQEASRLTRLGKELHRSIRFVTFRWGLGSLGRLNAKEEQNLKQLLREQHDGENLIDFYEGYDRQSAKGGFPEAVYAEHLENLNNAFRDLDTQLGDGRPFLAGADLTMADVLWAMKAMRLTECGYPFEACFPEVFAWFERIETRPAFQEGVMGKHRLLHRAFRAKARLEKLFGVGLEQEVLRRVA; translated from the coding sequence ATGGCCCACGTCCCCCACCCCGCCAGCCCCCTCGTCGACACCCTCGAGGGCCTCCACCTCTTCCACTTCGACGGCGCTCCCTGCGCCCAGCGGGTCCGCTTCGCCCTTCGTGAAAAGGGACTCCACCGTGGCCGCGAGGTTCGTTTCGACGATGGTTCCCCGAGCGCGATCCGAGGCGAGCCCGGCCGCTGGGTCAGCCGACGCGTTTCGCTGGTTCGCAAGGATCACATGACCCCCGCCTACGCCGCGATCCACCCCGACCTCGTCGTTCCCGCACTCGTTCACGAAGGACAGCTGCATCTGGAGTCGATGGACATCATCGGGTATCTCGACGAGGCCTTCGGAGGCGCGCCACTCGTGCCCCCGGGAGAGACGGAGATCGCACAAGAAGCGTCCCGCCTCACCCGGCTCGGCAAGGAACTCCACCGCTCGATCCGCTTCGTGACTTTCCGCTGGGGCCTCGGCAGCCTCGGTCGCTTGAACGCGAAGGAAGAACAGAACCTCAAGCAACTGCTGCGCGAGCAGCACGACGGCGAGAACCTGATCGACTTCTACGAGGGCTACGACCGGCAGAGCGCCAAGGGCGGCTTCCCCGAGGCGGTCTACGCCGAGCACCTCGAGAACTTGAACAACGCGTTTCGCGACCTCGATACGCAGCTCGGCGACGGGCGCCCCTTCCTGGCGGGCGCCGACCTCACCATGGCGGACGTGCTCTGGGCGATGAAGGCGATGCGGCTCACCGAGTGCGGCTATCCCTTCGAGGCCTGCTTCCCCGAGGTGTTCGCCTGGTTCGAGCGCATCGAGACGCGACCCGCGTTCCAGGAGGGCGTGATGGGGAAGCACCGCCTCCTGCATCGCGCGTTCCGGGCGAAGGCCCGTCTCGAGAAGCTCTTCGGTGTCGGCCTCGAGCAGGAGGTGCTGCGCCGTGTGGCCTGA
- a CDS encoding TetR/AcrR family transcriptional regulator, translating to MPRGRPRQFDEDTALTAAMHLFWEKGLSATSLDDLEAAMGMKRPSIYLAFGDKEALYRTALERFCGQLTAGVDEVLEGSQPLRPALVAFYDRAIDVYTATEPSMGCLMVCTAPAEALVRPEVGSDLAALLARLDRAFARRLRRAMEERELPPDIAPELTAQLLQATLQTVALRARAGASKRSLRKLTRHAVERLTRS from the coding sequence ATGCCGCGCGGTCGCCCCCGCCAGTTCGACGAAGACACAGCCCTCACCGCGGCGATGCACCTCTTCTGGGAGAAGGGGCTGTCCGCGACCTCGCTCGACGACCTCGAGGCGGCGATGGGGATGAAGCGGCCCAGCATCTATCTCGCCTTCGGTGACAAGGAGGCGCTGTACCGGACGGCCCTCGAGCGGTTCTGCGGTCAGCTCACCGCAGGGGTCGACGAGGTTCTGGAGGGCTCGCAACCCCTCCGGCCCGCGCTCGTGGCGTTCTACGACCGGGCGATCGACGTCTACACCGCCACCGAACCTTCGATGGGTTGCCTGATGGTCTGCACGGCGCCCGCCGAAGCGCTGGTGCGTCCGGAGGTGGGTTCCGACCTGGCCGCGCTCCTGGCCCGCCTGGACCGTGCCTTTGCGCGCCGCCTGCGTCGCGCGATGGAAGAGAGGGAGCTTCCCCCCGACATCGCGCCGGAACTCACCGCACAGCTGCTCCAGGCCACCCTGCAAACCGTTGCGCTGCGAGCGCGCGCCGGGGCGTCGAAGCGGTCGTTGCGAAAGCTCACCCGGCACGCGGTCGAGCGGCTGACCCGGTCGTGA
- a CDS encoding helix-turn-helix domain-containing protein: MPSRTATPSDFGTQLRHWRRARGVSQLELATRAGTTPRHVSFIETGRSRPGRDVILRIAESLRLSVRECNDLLASAGLPRAYAERPLDDASILPILDDLRTLVEGHAPYPAAVIEETGRVRLCNATYERLLPGALERTPEELIDQFYGPPGRAAIENWEEIAWVNAERRRRGAERSGDPRLVELVDRAFAWLEDVPRPAFDPRDEAPLIMPRIRIGADVVSTYSAALRFETAREVTLSELRVELIYPSDAEGARVFRRLAATR, translated from the coding sequence ATGCCGAGCCGGACCGCGACTCCGAGCGACTTCGGCACCCAGCTCCGCCATTGGCGTCGCGCCCGCGGCGTCAGCCAGCTCGAGCTCGCCACGCGGGCCGGCACCACACCGCGCCATGTCTCGTTCATCGAGACTGGCCGTTCGCGCCCCGGCCGCGACGTCATCCTGCGGATCGCCGAATCCCTGAGACTCTCGGTCCGCGAGTGCAACGACCTGCTCGCATCCGCCGGGCTGCCTCGCGCCTACGCCGAACGACCGCTCGACGACGCCTCGATCCTCCCGATCCTCGATGACCTGCGAACGCTGGTCGAAGGCCACGCGCCCTACCCGGCCGCCGTGATCGAAGAGACCGGCCGCGTACGCCTGTGCAATGCCACTTACGAACGCTTGCTCCCGGGGGCGCTGGAACGCACACCCGAGGAGTTGATCGACCAGTTCTATGGACCCCCTGGCAGGGCGGCCATCGAGAACTGGGAAGAGATTGCCTGGGTCAACGCGGAGCGACGGCGCCGCGGTGCCGAGCGCTCTGGCGATCCTCGCCTGGTGGAACTCGTCGATCGCGCGTTCGCCTGGCTCGAAGACGTTCCGCGCCCCGCATTCGATCCGCGGGACGAAGCCCCCCTGATCATGCCCCGCATCCGCATCGGAGCAGACGTCGTCTCGACCTACAGTGCCGCCCTTCGCTTCGAGACGGCCCGCGAGGTCACCCTGAGCGAACTGCGGGTCGAGTTGATCTACCCGAGCGACGCGGAGGGCGCTCGCGTGTTCCGCAGACTCGCGGCGACCCGATAG
- a CDS encoding response regulator, translating into MHRDREEATGVDRDLRILDQVAAELVAPAFLALGSLYLTVALVGPWLGRPEEYAGEQQVAHGIAALVLLVCWRVQAHQGVSERAAHPWLLCLVALVSLVNARELWILGDPSHGVYMTLAAFAAGYGFLRPGWFMGALAVLATAWLAPLALLWPLEGAWSEWTVRFGTGLLASVAVFVTRRNSVMRQNALRRRAEEREQAAAQALREATAANEQRLAMQQAMQAAQRRESLGLMAGGIAHDFNNLLTAIGGNLELATHETDLPASVGATLEDARAATEHASRLTHQLLAYAGQAEPEVARIDLGTRVREVARVLRSSLPTGVQIRERGTPHALTVEADGAQLDQVLINLVQNAVDACRSGGGTIDVDWGIEPVNDGALQAMRFGSAHAPGDYAYLEVRDNGPGMDDVIQGQIFEPFFSTKQGGSGLGLAAVEGIAERHHAALAVSTAPGRGTRVRFLLPYTPGLAEAPATATRAIPSATGTVLLVDDEPSVRRVARRLLERAGFRVLEASSGRIALELASSEPVIDAALLDLTMPEQNGCEVAEALRQRTPTLPIVLMSGFDRDDVMARRDIPADYRFVSKPFSAADLVEAVRSAAGPVGSPRAAAFRARSPAFRGADI; encoded by the coding sequence ATGCATCGCGATCGCGAAGAGGCGACTGGCGTAGACCGCGATCTGCGTATCCTCGATCAGGTCGCGGCCGAACTGGTCGCTCCCGCGTTCCTGGCACTCGGCTCGCTCTACCTGACCGTCGCCCTGGTGGGACCCTGGCTCGGGCGCCCCGAGGAGTACGCGGGCGAACAGCAGGTCGCGCACGGGATCGCGGCGCTCGTGCTGCTCGTGTGCTGGCGCGTGCAAGCCCACCAGGGCGTCTCCGAACGAGCCGCTCACCCTTGGTTGCTGTGCCTGGTCGCGCTCGTCTCACTCGTGAACGCGCGCGAACTCTGGATCCTCGGAGACCCGAGTCACGGCGTGTACATGACCCTTGCGGCGTTCGCCGCAGGGTATGGCTTCTTGCGCCCCGGCTGGTTCATGGGGGCGCTCGCCGTACTCGCCACCGCTTGGCTCGCTCCCCTGGCCCTCCTCTGGCCGCTCGAAGGGGCCTGGAGCGAGTGGACGGTGCGCTTCGGGACCGGGCTCCTCGCCAGTGTCGCCGTGTTCGTGACGCGGCGAAACTCGGTGATGCGGCAGAACGCGCTCCGACGCCGCGCGGAAGAGCGGGAACAAGCTGCCGCTCAGGCTCTCCGCGAGGCCACCGCGGCCAACGAGCAGCGGCTCGCCATGCAGCAAGCCATGCAAGCGGCCCAGCGGCGCGAATCGCTGGGGCTCATGGCCGGCGGCATCGCGCACGACTTCAACAACCTCCTCACCGCCATCGGCGGCAACCTCGAGCTCGCCACCCACGAGACCGACCTCCCCGCATCGGTCGGAGCGACGCTGGAGGACGCGCGCGCGGCCACCGAACATGCGTCCCGCCTGACGCACCAGCTGTTGGCATACGCGGGCCAGGCCGAACCCGAGGTGGCGCGGATCGACCTCGGAACCCGTGTCCGTGAAGTGGCGCGCGTGCTCCGCTCGTCGCTTCCGACTGGCGTCCAGATCCGCGAACGGGGCACCCCGCACGCACTGACGGTCGAGGCCGACGGCGCCCAGCTCGATCAGGTGCTGATCAACCTCGTGCAGAACGCCGTCGATGCCTGCCGGAGCGGAGGGGGAACGATCGACGTCGACTGGGGCATCGAACCCGTGAACGATGGCGCGCTCCAAGCCATGCGCTTCGGGAGCGCTCACGCGCCCGGCGACTACGCGTACCTCGAGGTGCGAGACAACGGCCCTGGGATGGACGACGTCATCCAGGGCCAGATCTTCGAGCCCTTCTTCAGCACGAAACAAGGGGGCAGCGGGCTCGGCCTGGCGGCGGTGGAGGGCATCGCCGAACGGCACCATGCCGCCCTGGCCGTCTCCACGGCCCCCGGACGAGGCACGCGCGTTCGCTTCCTGTTGCCCTACACCCCAGGTCTGGCCGAGGCGCCCGCGACCGCTACGCGCGCGATCCCCAGCGCAACGGGCACCGTCCTCCTGGTCGACGACGAACCCAGCGTCCGCAGGGTCGCGCGCCGTCTCCTCGAACGCGCGGGCTTCCGTGTGCTCGAAGCGAGCAGCGGACGCATCGCGCTCGAGCTCGCGAGCAGCGAGCCGGTCATCGACGCGGCCTTGCTCGATCTCACCATGCCCGAGCAGAACGGCTGCGAGGTGGCCGAAGCGCTGCGTCAGCGAACCCCGACGCTCCCGATCGTACTGATGAGCGGATTCGATCGCGACGACGTGATGGCCCGCCGCGACATCCCGGCCGACTACCGTTTCGTTTCGAAGCCGTTCTCGGCCGCCGATCTGGTGGAGGCCGTTCGCAGCGCGGCCGGGCCGGTGGGTTCTCCCCGAGCTGCCGCGTTCCGGGCCCGGTCCCCCGCCTTCCGCGGTGCCGACATCTGA
- a CDS encoding alpha/beta hydrolase fold domain-containing protein gives MTSSRPALPGRLGDPNLLLENDPRADPRMLAALAQVGIGGEPPPVPVSADSSYPELLEYCRAAEPQHMQSFSALLGDVPDITGVSVETETIRGVDDHSIPLYVHRPANAAGPLPCVVHIHGGGMVILTAESAYAARWRDELASTGLVVVGVEFRNGGGSLGDHPFPAGLNDCASAVQWVHEHRAELGISHLVVSGESGGGNLSIATGLKANREGWIDQIAGIYAQCPYIFGGYGQPPPELPSLVENDGYFLSCTTMGALAKVYDPDGKNATNPLAWPYHATPRDLQGLPPHTISVNELDPLRDEGLVYYRKLVAAGVPAVGRTVNGTCHAGDCLAPAAMPDVYAATVRDIHGFARRVAA, from the coding sequence ATGACGTCTTCGCGCCCTGCTCTGCCCGGTCGTCTCGGCGACCCGAACCTCCTACTCGAGAACGACCCGCGGGCCGACCCGCGCATGTTGGCTGCGTTGGCGCAAGTCGGCATTGGCGGCGAACCGCCGCCGGTACCGGTGAGCGCAGACTCGTCCTACCCAGAGCTGCTCGAGTATTGCCGGGCAGCCGAGCCCCAACACATGCAGTCGTTCAGCGCTCTGCTCGGAGACGTACCCGACATCACCGGCGTATCGGTCGAGACCGAGACGATCCGCGGTGTCGACGACCATTCGATCCCGCTCTACGTGCATCGGCCCGCGAACGCCGCCGGCCCCCTGCCCTGCGTCGTGCATATCCACGGCGGCGGCATGGTGATCCTCACCGCTGAGAGCGCCTATGCTGCGCGCTGGCGAGACGAGCTCGCATCCACGGGGCTGGTCGTGGTCGGCGTCGAGTTCCGCAACGGCGGGGGTTCGCTCGGTGACCACCCCTTCCCCGCTGGCTTGAACGACTGCGCGAGCGCTGTTCAGTGGGTGCACGAGCACCGCGCGGAACTCGGCATCTCGCACCTTGTGGTGTCCGGCGAATCCGGAGGCGGCAATCTCTCGATCGCGACGGGGCTCAAGGCGAACCGCGAGGGCTGGATCGACCAGATCGCCGGCATCTACGCCCAATGCCCCTACATCTTCGGAGGCTACGGACAGCCGCCGCCGGAACTCCCTTCCCTCGTCGAGAACGACGGCTACTTCCTGAGCTGCACGACGATGGGCGCGCTCGCGAAGGTCTACGACCCGGACGGCAAGAACGCCACGAACCCTCTCGCCTGGCCCTACCACGCCACGCCACGCGACCTGCAGGGGCTGCCCCCCCACACCATCTCGGTGAACGAGCTCGACCCCTTGCGCGACGAAGGCCTCGTCTACTACCGCAAGCTGGTCGCCGCCGGCGTTCCCGCCGTGGGCCGGACCGTCAACGGCACCTGCCACGCGGGCGACTGCCTCGCGCCAGCTGCGATGCCCGACGTCTACGCGGCCACGGTCCGCGACATCCACGGCTTCGCGCGACGCGTCGCGGCGTGA
- a CDS encoding TetR/AcrR family transcriptional regulator has protein sequence MTSTAGVEPGSSRETILRTAAACFAKEGYAHARMVSIAEQAGISRAGLYKQFPSKGALLTALHAYMIDDWRAWLEDSVASCETACGAIERWLREGLADSWRVTAAQVVISEAAQSDLATDAGATQAALETTRRTLARILRQGIARGELRADLDVTATAHSLQAILLGLLRSQLADRPIVTIERKPQLDALVGVVLGGVAR, from the coding sequence GTGACATCGACCGCCGGCGTCGAGCCGGGCTCTTCGCGCGAGACGATTCTGCGCACGGCCGCCGCCTGTTTCGCAAAGGAGGGGTACGCGCACGCGCGCATGGTGTCGATCGCCGAGCAGGCCGGGATCTCACGCGCCGGGCTCTACAAGCAGTTTCCGAGCAAAGGGGCGCTGCTCACGGCTCTGCACGCCTACATGATCGACGATTGGCGAGCGTGGCTCGAAGACAGCGTCGCTTCCTGCGAGACGGCCTGCGGCGCGATCGAACGCTGGCTTCGCGAAGGCCTCGCCGACAGCTGGCGCGTCACCGCGGCCCAGGTCGTGATCTCCGAGGCCGCGCAATCGGACCTCGCCACCGACGCCGGCGCCACCCAGGCCGCTCTCGAAACCACCCGTCGTACCCTGGCGCGCATCCTGCGGCAGGGCATCGCGCGCGGCGAGCTCCGCGCGGATCTCGACGTGACGGCCACCGCCCACAGCTTGCAGGCGATCCTGCTCGGCCTGCTGCGCAGCCAGCTGGCCGATCGCCCGATCGTCACGATCGAGCGCAAGCCACAGCTCGATGCGCTGGTCGGCGTCGTGCTGGGTGGCGTCGCCCGCTAG